The window CAAGTTCGGCGCCCGCCCGCGGCCGCAGATTGAGCCGCCGTCTAGATCAGGAGGGCGGGAGGGAATGAGATCAGGGATGGGTTTCGGTACAGGTAGGGTTGAGACATACATGTGAGTTAGTGCACTTTATTGGGCTTGGACGTATCGGGAGAGTACCCATGACTCCATGAGGTATGCCTCAAGTATCAGAATTAAAAATGTTTGTTTTTAATAGGCCGATACTCTCCTGATATGTAACGGGGACGTATCCAGGACGAAGCCATATCTGTATGGTATCCAATACGGATACATTTGTTTCCTAAAGTATCTGTGTATTCTAGATCACTACTCTACATTGATCTTCAGACATTTGTGCTATTGCCGAATAAAAGCAGAACTAATCAACAAATCCATATTGTGTTTCATTACTGTTCTGGCAACACATATATTGAATATCCTTTGCCAACAAAAAGGGTTATATTGGTTTCATTTCTAAGCCTGGCCAAACTTGGTCCAGATATCATATCATAAAACAATTTGGAATCCCCAAAATAGTTCTTTGTTCATAATTCTTCAGTTTTTTTTTATTTACAGCCTGCTTTCTTAGTTTCTTTCCCACATATGAAAGCTAATTTAAGAACATAGAGATCATGTCAAGAGTCATTAGTTAGCTTACGTATATTAAATGTAGACAAGAGCTTCAAGACTTTGAGAATCTTCTCGTCGACCACATTACACTTGATTTCAACCATGTTAAGGTGCTCTGATATTGCAGACGGACCCTCCATTGGACTGTACCTTCCTTTcatttccacttcatgatctggtCCCTATGGTAAGAAAAAGCATTGAACCAATGTTCAATATAGATAGCTGATAATAACGTTTAACACTACAACAGTTGTCCATTTAGAAGATTTATGTACCTTGGAGAAAAGTTTAAGAGAGAGCTTCTCTAGAACTGGTGAATTTTGCAGAATGCAAGCTAGTGGATCCAAGTCAGGAGCCTCCCACCAGTACACACTGAGTGATAAAGTCTTTAACTTACTAAATGTAGGGCAGCAATTCATCAAATCTCTTGCGAAAATGAACTGGAAAGAAAAATACAAGAAGTAATTAAATCAAGTAATCCTTACTAAGAATGGGAGATGCTGATCTAAGACCCACAATCTGTTTGTGATGCATATGTAATCTGTTTATCTCTGATTCTCTAGAAACAATGTAGATAATGGAACACAAAAAAGGGATAACACAAATGAAAAGAGTTAAAGATGAGTGTCACACCTTTCCAAAATAAGATATCAGTGCAAGATGTTTAGCACTTGAGATCCCACCCATAAGCACGCAATCGATGCGGCCATCGTTTTTTGATAGACAATTCCACATCCGTTCTTATTACCTCAACAGAAGATACTCAAACAGACACCTTCGCAGCCCATGCCAAGATTCACACATGCAGTCTGTAGCAACGGCATGTTTTCAAGAAAAGGGGTTTTACCCAAAAAGCGATCTAGTTTCAAAGAGACAAGGCCTGGAGTAGAAACGTTAAGCCGGCAATCCAGATCACAGCCGCAACTAGTGATGCTCAAATGCTTTAGGGAAAGAGATGATATCTTACAACCATTGATTTTGCAAACACCCATCTTCAGATTCTCCAATGCTGGACAGCTAGCAAAATCAAGAAAGCTCTTTTGTAGGATTAGACCATGAAGGTGCAATGTTTTCAGGTGCCGAGACACAAGAGGCAGGCCGTCTAGGGTGAAGTATTCTTCCCCAAGGATATGAAGGGTGAGCACCCGAACTTTGCAAATCAGAGCGAAACGGGTCCATAGGCTCACATAGGATTCGCCTTCGTAGTAACAGTGGAATTTCATCTCAACACTTTCTAGGTCGGTGCGCTCGCGCAGCATCAGCAGATGTTCGACGAACTTCCGGAGGTCTTGGAATGAGATATCCTCATCATCGTCAAGGACAAGGTCTAGGATACGCAGGCCTGTGGTGGACTTCCAAAGGTGGCGCCAGCGCCGGGCGAGCACGCAAGTCCGAACGGACTCCTGCGCTGGGAGGAAGGAGAGCACGTGCTGGAGGAGATTGTCCGGGAGGTCGTGGACGGTGGTGCTCACCGTCTCCGGCGGCGcactcttgcgcttcttcttgggagccatgcgtCGTCGGCGCTACGAGGCAAGAAAGTATCAGACGCCGCGAGGGTAGAGAGAATGGGATGAGGTGGGCAGATGGATTTCTCGCCTTCCGGCGGACGCGCCTCACCTGGCCGgtaagtcgccgccgccgccgccgccgccacgagaACCGGAAGATGGGCGGATGATACGGTCCTAGGTAACTATCACTCGATTCTCAACTCCGGAACACCAGATCCATCCAGGATACAAATTGGAGTAGCTAGGGTTTCAGCAAGAAGAAGGGGGGATTGGGGAACAGAGCCAGGAGGTGGAAGAGGAACTCGCCCAGCGGTGCCGATAAATGTGATCCCACGATGCCctccacacacgcacacacgcccaAGTAGCCACCTCACTGACTCTGAGTCCAGTATTCTCCACGGACGCGAGGATTGGGCTTGGCCTTCCTCTTGGGCCGGGCTGCCCGGCATGCCCGTTGACCTGGTCGCTCCCGTGACGTTGATTCGGCTTGTCCCCGAGCCAACGCCCTTGAAAATCTTGACTTGAGTGGCACCT is drawn from Triticum dicoccoides isolate Atlit2015 ecotype Zavitan chromosome 6B, WEW_v2.0, whole genome shotgun sequence and contains these coding sequences:
- the LOC119326395 gene encoding uncharacterized protein LOC119326395 — protein: MWNCLSKNDGRIDCVLMGGISSAKHLALISYFGKFIFARDLMNCCPTFSKLKTLSLSVYWWEAPDLDPLACILQNSPVLEKLSLKLFSKGPDHEVEMKGRYSPMEGPSAISEHLNMVEIKCNVVDEKILKVLKLLSTFNIRFGFL